A region from the Triticum aestivum cultivar Chinese Spring chromosome 3D, IWGSC CS RefSeq v2.1, whole genome shotgun sequence genome encodes:
- the LOC123078045 gene encoding uncharacterized protein codes for MAANGQPPVPVVVANVDHHPAPLLGLFFNSPIPLVPHNGFPCIPAFAPAHRNNPELVAAILSGDFFLTTLQARDHPEAFWFVLDARGGYLLLKGGGLLLALLNPLARRCERIFDLSHAHIFDDDDDDRQGDGKILHAGVICDDENPASFGIFCLAAHGEFRLRAAVFSSSFGMGDWFLSPWLDVPHPNPEDELLLESGMRVGNFIYWPHQDRAYVVVLDPDPNNPRLFVEMIPPLLNLEGFRSSILGQINGDNMCIAYSNGFNIGFMLRQEDGLDAGAWANIRVFNLADPVNAKIAQSPENTLKIAAMRGSILYLTTSEMFTGLAVSWFACLCLESGRLEWLFPRTYDGFFQPYHHS; via the coding sequence ATGGCCGCCAACGGCCAGCCGCCGGTGCCGGTGGTGGTCGCCAACGTCGACCACCACCCGGCGCCCCTACTCGGCCTCTTCTTCAACTCACCGATTCCACTTGTCCCTCACAATGGCTTCCCCTGCATCCCCGCCTTCGCCCCCGCCCACCGAAACAATCCGGAGCTCGTGGCCGCCATCTTGAGCGGCGACTTCTTCCTCACCACCCTCCAGGCGCGCGACCACCCAGAAGCTTTCTGGTTCGTCTTAGACGCCCGTGGCGGCTACCTTCTCCTCAAAGGGGGCGGGCTATTGCTCGCGCTGCTAAACCCCTTGGCACGGCGGTGCGAGCGGATCTTTGATCTGAGTCACGCCCACAtcttcgacgacgacgacgacgaccgccAAGGAGATGGTAAAATCCTTCACGCCGGCGTGATCTGCGATGACGAAAACCCCGCGAGCTTTGGCATCTTCTGTCTTGCTGCCCATGGAGAGTTCAGGTTGCGGgctgcggtcttctcctcatccttcGGAATGGGCGATTGGTTCCTCTCCCCATGGTTGGATGTCCCGCACCCCAACCCTGAAGATGAACTTTTGCTTGAGAGCGGCATGCGAGTGGGTAATTTCATTTACTGGCCTCACCAGGATCGTGCGTATGTGGTTGTCTTGGACCCCGACCCAAACAACCCGCGATTGTTTGTTGAGATGATCCCACCTCTCCTGAATCTGGAAGGTTTTCGCAGCTCGATCCTTGGCCAAATTAACGGCGATAACATGTGCATTGCTTATTCAAATGGATTCAACATCGGTTTCATGCTACGTCAAGAAGATGGCCTTGATGCTGGGGCATGGGCTAACATCAGGGTATTCAACCTGGCTGAtccagttaatgctaagattgcgCAATCACCCGAGAATACGCTGAAAATTGCGGCAATGCGGGGTAGCATCCTGTACTTGACAACATCAGAGATGTTCACGGGCCTGGCCGTTTCTTGGTTCGCTTGTCTGTGCTTGGAAAGTGGCAGGCTGGAGTGGTTGTTTCCGAGGACGTATGATGGTTTCTTCCAGCCATACCACCATTCGTAG